One genomic segment of Ictalurus punctatus breed USDA103 chromosome 12, Coco_2.0, whole genome shotgun sequence includes these proteins:
- the daxx gene encoding death domain-associated protein 6 isoform X2, which translates to MADVTKVMDIVILDDDAEEPLSSSSLLQTSCVSSTSPVLQPPATHILGSPFASARKESHVLKLENEKLFGEFVDHCVEHTQKHPEVVNFLKMKYSKALPDFLMSVEFRNAVGRCLTRAQAQTTKTFVYINELCTLLKQHSTKRRAVIQPSTAKKQQQTESWDEAKGNTDVKEESASRQPEVGEEEEERKTKRASKRQIAYLENLLKVYSDEIKRLQERDLSLEDLEKEDSSYIQEHKLKRKMMKIYDKLCELKNCSTLTGRVMEQRIHYRGTRYPEINKKIERFINRPEIRQNPPDYTDILQVVKRANERNQLMLSRKQEAQIAQEAFRETGNRLQERRHLDMVYNFGSHLTDLYKPGSDPALVDSLLSQKLRSNRERALSSLEEVINKFANKQDDTEEEERRKRLEKEKPKKENGQEESIKAENSDKSGDENEEVEEEDEEEEEEEDDDVSSDPDIEEEIQASAAQVRPDEEDNEEDHLSVSDNVVQQPSSHDDGSCPSVKSPGNAGESGDKVPQDDSRTCGSVTTEKQLEDKRSTDSPSSSNSRSQSDVTNPQPGEEALLVSHNSPSADSNGISEATEIPSTPENCVSTPLTISASHPEPCNHKKRKREAKKNHTVVQNGNIRRSDASDSDVSPDVNVACSPVQVDSTRADTPTQDMVSSSRYTPPPKKQKVNVATQCDPDEVIVLSDSD; encoded by the exons ATGGCAGATGTTACAAAGGTGATGGATATTGTAATCCTCGATGATGATGCTGAAGAGCCTTTGTCATCTTCATCGCTTCTGCAGACATCCTGTGTGTCCAGTACGTCTCCCGTCCTACAGCCACCAGCAACACACATCCTGGGGTCTCCTTTTGCTTCGGCTAGGAAGGAGAGCCATGTCCTCAAACTGGAGAATGAGAAGCTCTTTGGCGAG TTCGTGGATCACTGCGTAGAACACACTCAAAAGCACCCGGAGGTGGTGAACTTCCTGAAGATGAAATATTCCAAGGCCTTGCCCGACTTCCTGATGTCCGTGGAGTTCCGGAACGCCGTGGGTCGCTGCCTGACACGAGCTCAGGCGCAAACTACCAAAACGTTTGTTTACATAAACGAACTCTGTACCCTGCTGAAACAGCACTCGACCAAAAGGAGGGCCGTGATCCAGCCTTCCACTGCCAAAAAGCAGCAGCAAACCGAGAGCTGGGATGAGGCGAAGGGGAATACGGACGTAAAAGAGGAATCTGCCTCGAGGCAGCCAGAAGTtggggaggaagaggaggaaaggAAAACTAAACGAGCTTCCAAGAGACAG atagCATACCTGGAGAACCTGCTGAAGGTTTATAGTGATGAGATCAAACGGCTGCAGGAGAGAGATTTGAGTTTGGAGGATCTGGAGAAGGAGGACTCGAGCTACATCCAGGAGCATAAACTCAAACGCAAA ATGATGAAGATCTATGATAAACTGTGTGAGCTAAAGAACTGTAGCACACTCACTGGCAGAGTCATGGAGCAGAGGATTCATTACAGAGGCACCCGTTACCCAGAGATCAACAAGAAG ATTGAGCGATTTATAAACCGACCCGAGATCCGTCAGAACCCTCCGGATTACACGGACATCCTGCAAGTGGTGAAGCGCGCCAACGAGCGTAACCAGCTGATGCTGAGCCGTAAGCAGGAGGCGCAGATTGCGCAGGAGGCCTTCCGCGAGACGGGCAATAGGCTGCAGGAGAGGCGCCACCTCGACATGGTCTACAACTTCGGCTCTCACCTCACGGACTTGTACAAACCCG GTTCAGATCCTGCCCTTGTTGACTCACTGTTATCCCAGAAGCTACGCTCTAACCGAGAGCGGGCTCTCAGCTCCCTAGAGGAGGTCATCAACAAATTCGCCAACAAACAGGATGAcacagaggaagaggaaaggagaaagcgtctggagaaagaaaaaccGAAAAAAGAG AATGGCCAAGAGGAATCCATAAAAGCAGAGAACAGTGACAAGAGCGGAGATGAAAatgaggaggtggaggaggaggacgaggaggaggaggaggaggaagacgaCGATGTTTCTTCAGATCCGGATATTGAGGAGGAGATCCAGGCCAGTGCAGCCCAAGTCAGACCAG atGAGGAAGATAATGAGGAGGACCATCTGAGCGTCAGTGACAACGTCGTACAACAGCCCAGCAGCCACGACGATGGGTCTTGTCCATCAGTTAAATCGCCTGGCAATGCAGGTGAAAGTGGTGACAAAGTTCCACAGGATGACAGCAGGACATGTGGCAGCGTTACCACCGAAAAACAACTGGAAGACAAGCGTTCCACCGACAGTCCCTCCTCTTCTAACAGTCGCAGCCAGTCAGATGTCACGAACCCTCAGCCTGGGGAGGAGGCGCTGCTCGTTTCTCACAACAGTCCCTCAGCTGACTCTAACGGCATCAGTGAAGCCACAGAGATTCCATCCACCCCTGAGAACTGTGTCTCCACCCCACTGACGATATCCGCAAGTCATCCCGAGCCGTGTAACCACAAGAAGAGGAAACGGGAAGCAAAGAAGAATCACACGGTTGTCCAAAATGGCAACATCAGACGGAGCGATGCGAG